A stretch of DNA from Juglans microcarpa x Juglans regia isolate MS1-56 chromosome 5D, Jm3101_v1.0, whole genome shotgun sequence:
GTAAAAATGGAAGGATGGCATTTCACCGAATCTCTTTTCCACTCCTGccctatatatatagcattttatCTACAATTCTACACTAGGCGGCCTCTTgcgataatattatatatacatgacatGAGTTCGGACCAGCTGGTTTATACGAGCAATAACGAATATTAGTACCATTCATATATCTGGTATCTGTTTCCTTTATATATTCCCTCAAAACTTGCAAGAAGTTCCTAACCTTTGCTTCAAGCTCGTGCACTTTTTGCCTTCAAATACCTCGGGCAAAAGCTCCTCGAAAATCTCCAAGAACAATACCCATTCATTTTCGCTCATGTCTTCCAAAGAAATTCCCCCCATTTGATCACTCTCGTGGTTAGGCACCGAGAAACTCATGCTCTTCATGAAACCCCCTACCTTATGATTGTCACAGCCATCGTTGTCGTCGCTGCCTTGATTCTCCCTGACATCAAAGGTTTCGTGAAAATGGTCATGATTTTCCTCGTGTATTAATGGAGGCAATACTGCCTCAGTATTCATCGACCCTGTGGATGAAAACCTTGATATATTAAGTGGCTTAGCTACCACAGTATGGCTCTTCAAGAGTTGTGGAAGATCTAAGAAATCACTAAAACTCTCTCCGTTTTCTttgtcaaattgaaatatttcctcttcttttcttgtttcttcttcGCTACGATCATCATAAAGAATATTCGGTAAGTTAGCCTTGGCTTGGGCGCAGAGATTCTCGAGGATACTCAAATTTTCTTCCCCGCAGCCAAAATCCCGAGTCATCATTTCACCAATATCGGCAAGACAAAGCCCAGTTGCTGCTGCTCGCTTCAAGAAAATAGTGCAAACCACGAGTACCCGGATAGAGGACTCTCTTATAGAAGGAAGCTCAGTCCTTAAAAGCTCGGCATCTTTAAACGGATCAAGGTTAGAAATGTACTCAATTTCGCACTCTGAGAAAGGAACCGAGGCTTGAGGCCAATGCAGCCACTCAAAATATGGATCATCAAGCCATTCAGGGAGGCAAAGCCCATGGTCAATGGGGACAAGCTCAGCAACCCCAGCCGCATTGTTATCATGCTCATGCTTCTTAACAAGTATGTTTCCAGCATGTCTATCAAGATTCAGGAGTCTGATATCGAAAGCCCCAATCCGGTGAACTGATGACACTGAGAAGCCAGAAGAGCCTAACTCTCCTGCATCGTATTTGTGGTCTACAAATCGTTGGAGTGAGGCAATCTTACGTTGTGCAGCCGGAACTTTGGCTTCAATATCATTAACGGCGCCACAGAATGCAACGCGAGAGATTTCTACTAACGCTGTCGGAGGAACCCCGGCAAAGCCTCCATGGTCAAGAAGATAAGCAGCCGATTCACGTACGCCGGCTTCACCTATCCTGACTGAGCGTTTCAACCCAGGCTGGCCGAGCATCAGACCGCCAAAGCCTTTTGGATTGTTAAAAGCTAGAGGTTCTTCGTCTATTGGCTTTGCCACAGCAATATTATCGCCATTTCGGCTACGCAAGAAGTAGGCACCGCCTAACCCACTTGACACCTGCATGGGATCGACTCCAGAGGCCAGAGCTATGGCAACCTCAACCACGAGAGCACGGAGTCTAGGATCCTGACGACCACCAAGAATCTCAATCCTTGGATTTGCGTCGAACTCTTCCTCCACTGTGGTGGTTATGGAAAGGCATGGGGTGGATAAGCTTCGGTGGATGTTATCGGCTTGATCAAATGCTTGCTTTAAGGAATGGGTTAGATTGTTTTGGCTATGTTCAAGAAATTTCTGATCGAGGTGAGTATAGGATTGGAGTCTGCATCTCTGGGATCGGCTGAAAGGCTTAAATCCATGATGTTGATCGACCGCTACGGCCATTTTGAAGAATCTCATGCAGGTGAAAATGGCAGCAGCGGATGCCAAGGGCAGCTGATCTTCTCAGAGGACCCTCCACCCTGAGGATTAGAGTTCCCATACAGGCGTATATATTAGTCAAGTAATTAAGCACAATCATCTAGGATTATAATTAGCAAACAAACTACACGTACGTGATCATATGTATCAGAATAAAGAATCTCATGCTTTAATTTGTGACTGAATCACATAATTAATGTCTTACATTTTtcattcactacaagaaaagcGAATTTcttagtaaataattttttataaataaacctttttcttgtagtaatttCTTTAACAATATTAATCTAATATCAATAAATTATCATTCTTATAatttagatatataataacaaacTTAAAACGCCTGGAGTAGGGACaaatgacaatatatatatatatatatatagtttttacaATCCGTTTCGTGAAgttaatatattaacaataaacATTGATGCCGCACCTTTACAAATGTTTTTAAGTACTAATTTtaaatccatatatattttaattcccaataattaattaggaattaagggacaaaaaaatataactaaaaaaatgTTCCAAATGTCATCGGAATAATATAActatttatccaaaaaaatgCAGTACTACAAGGGAAATGATTTTATCACGTTACCCAATATTGGCATACACAGGGTCGACTCCCAAAATTCTTACACTGGGATCATTCCTTTATGCTGGGATCAATCGGACTACCCGCCAATTTTCACCCAATATTTGTTCCCGAATCCAACATAACCTGAATGTAGTCCACGTACGAAGAGATCATtaacccaaagaaaaaaaaaaaaaaaaacaataagacGAAAACCATATGATCgatatatcacatatatatatatatattgatgttaCGTTGAATTGAATGAATATTGAAAGAAGATGGACAAAAACCATACAGACGTACGTACATGAGAGCCAATTATCCTCAAGTCGTTCGCACATAAATCGCCACGATTTTCTGAAACATATATAAGAATTAATAGATCAACATCATGCATGCACGAGTACTAGTAATAATTCTTTCAACGTTGAAACAACCTGTTTTCGAAAGAAATTATAGCTAGGGTATGAATTATATCGAGTTAATtggaaaaatcaaagaaaaggaATCAGAGAAGAGTACATGCACGTACGGTACATCGTACATGAAGGCATGCATGTGATGATCACATTTTTTTCGTATAATCCAAAGCAAATAATAcgaatatatacacacaattaaCCGACGTACGATCAAAGAAATTAATgagagaggggggagagagagagagagatagagagaagcATACCCTGAACACTGGTTAAGGCATTCAGGTATACGAACGAACAGCAACGGGAGCGTGACAGAACCAGATCACCAAATGATCGATGAACCCCCACCACCCCCAGCACTACCACTATCTAAAATTGTGTCTGCCCGCGCCCCTCCCTGGCCTGCTACTCTCCCCtcttaatttctattttctattcttATATATGTTTCTTCGTCGtcgtagatttatttttaaattgctaattaacaattgagctctctctctctctctctctctgtgactgTGAAAAAGGTGTGGTCGTCGTACGTTGTCCGTCTCTTTCTGGTTCTTGGAGTTTAACCTGTGTCCTGCATGCGTGCCTGATCATCTCAACCGTCCATACATAATTAGTTTCTTCCTAAATAACGTCTACATTGTTTTCCCCGTGCTCCTATTTTCTCTCTTGCCAAACGGTTTCCTATTTCCGACATTAACGTCGCGCCATTCTTTTTTGAGTCTAATTAACTGTATTTTTGGTCGGTGATCCAATCTTTATCTGCCACCCAACGCAAAGATATGGGAACCAGAAGAGTACTACGTACCTCACGTGGCTTAGTCTGGTTGGTTTTGTTCTATGACAtcttttttttgctttttctaaTTTCCTTGTTTGGACCGGTATTCCGGTGACGCAGCCCAATACTGCAGCCTGGCAATTTGACCAAAATCATACCAGtctaggaaaaataaaaaataagagaaattttattttcaatctcTACTTGAGATTATATATgcagatattttattaaataaaaaaaaatatcattttaggagggatgattttataattttaaaaaattttaaaataaaattatctagaCGTACTTTATAATCCCTAAAATAGAAATTGTACCTaatatttctccaaaaataaTACCCTCtcctacttaaaaaaaaaccctttaaTCCGGAAGTATAGGGATTCGACACTCATTTTATCACAATGTCACCCTTCCacatttttctcatttctatttctatttctatttctattttattttttataggattctatttctattttattatgtttgtaaaataatggcttgtctcaaaattttaaattaataagaagagatcgatttagttatttatatttattctaacACTTTCTCTCACGTGTGCTTCGACTctaattcaataaataaatttaacatgtaaaatatttaattaaatgtgataCAATTTGaagtcaaaatttaaattcaagatGTCTACTctgatatcatatgaaattaccatttatcttataaatttaaattaatgaaaagaggtggatttaatttatcttaaccGATCATATAAGTACATTGTCCATAATCTTTagataaactattttttaaaaaaaagaaaattaaaaattaatggaTAATGCGTCGTTagaatgtaataaataatacCATAACTCTAATTTGTAGGTTGCTAACTAATATctccaaaaaatagaattagaatgGCCAAactttgaacaaaaaatatagCAAGCATGCTACGCTGCTTTTTGCTAATAACCAGAC
This window harbors:
- the LOC121264284 gene encoding phosphatidylinositol 4-kinase gamma 8-like, which translates into the protein MRFFKMAVAVDQHHGFKPFSRSQRCRLQSYTHLDQKFLEHSQNNLTHSLKQAFDQADNIHRSLSTPCLSITTTVEEEFDANPRIEILGGRQDPRLRALVVEVAIALASGVDPMQVSSGLGGAYFLRSRNGDNIAVAKPIDEEPLAFNNPKGFGGLMLGQPGLKRSVRIGEAGVRESAAYLLDHGGFAGVPPTALVEISRVAFCGAVNDIEAKVPAAQRKIASLQRFVDHKYDAGELGSSGFSVSSVHRIGAFDIRLLNLDRHAGNILVKKHEHDNNAAGVAELVPIDHGLCLPEWLDDPYFEWLHWPQASVPFSECEIEYISNLDPFKDAELLRTELPSIRESSIRVLVVCTIFLKRAAATGLCLADIGEMMTRDFGCGEENLSILENLCAQAKANLPNILYDDRSEEETRKEEEIFQFDKENGESFSDFLDLPQLLKSHTVVAKPLNISRFSSTGSMNTEAVLPPLIHEENHDHFHETFDVRENQGSDDNDGCDNHKVGGFMKSMSFSVPNHESDQMGGISLEDMSENEWVLFLEIFEELLPEVFEGKKCTSLKQRLGTSCKF